The Mesorhizobium koreense genome includes a window with the following:
- a CDS encoding TetR/AcrR family transcriptional regulator translates to MTTPPTLESKAFDQTVVKSQVTNQKLVSRRREQIIAAAVELFSDQGYYRTTIQDIARKAGVSIGLIYQYAQTKEDVLLLSLMSVLESYQREIPRAVDEDDDPLEALWSSLSTYCRVIDRRRNAAVLAYRSTKSLPREQREIIMQLEVETNEFLAERLRSCIAAGLFRKIDVDLVTYQLVLYAHTWALKHWRLSKLTTIDGYIEHGFDFFVHAMATPAGLVHYGQFLARQQTKAKPVRKPRRRKTLLSKV, encoded by the coding sequence ATGACGACGCCTCCTACGCTAGAGAGCAAGGCATTCGACCAGACCGTCGTAAAAAGTCAGGTTACCAACCAAAAGCTGGTATCCCGCCGCCGGGAGCAGATTATCGCCGCGGCAGTCGAGCTTTTCTCGGATCAGGGTTACTATCGCACGACCATTCAGGACATCGCGCGCAAGGCCGGCGTCAGCATAGGGCTGATCTATCAATACGCCCAGACAAAGGAGGATGTCCTTCTCCTTTCTCTGATGAGCGTGCTGGAATCCTATCAGCGGGAAATTCCGCGCGCCGTCGATGAAGACGACGACCCGCTAGAAGCGCTGTGGTCCTCGCTTTCGACCTATTGTCGGGTCATCGATCGTCGGCGCAATGCGGCGGTTCTGGCCTATCGCTCCACCAAGTCGCTTCCTCGCGAACAGCGCGAGATCATCATGCAACTCGAGGTGGAGACCAACGAATTCCTTGCCGAGCGGCTGCGGAGTTGCATTGCCGCGGGGCTCTTCCGCAAGATCGATGTCGATCTGGTGACCTACCAACTCGTGCTCTACGCCCATACCTGGGCGCTGAAGCATTGGCGGCTGAGCAAGCTGACCACGATCGACGGCTATATCGAGCACGGGTTCGACTTCTTCGTACACGCCATGGCGACCCCGGCCGGCCTCGTGCACTATGGACAATTCCTTGCCCGGCAACAGACCAAGGCCAAGCCCGTCAGGAAACCGAGGCGACGCAAGACATTGCTGTCCAAGGTCTGA
- a CDS encoding PaaI family thioesterase — protein MTMADQVLGLTVQEAIGGGPTATISLNCDFVSSAEPGDLIEGAAEVTRITRSIVFVQGRLACGDRLILSAAGLWKRLDPRYSGTDHPIGDSADGSSDQAGPP, from the coding sequence ATGACCATGGCCGACCAAGTGCTAGGCCTGACGGTGCAGGAGGCGATCGGCGGGGGACCGACCGCAACGATCAGCCTCAACTGCGATTTCGTCTCAAGCGCGGAACCAGGCGATCTGATCGAAGGTGCGGCCGAGGTTACGCGGATTACCCGTTCCATAGTGTTCGTGCAGGGCAGGCTGGCATGTGGCGACCGGTTGATTTTAAGCGCGGCCGGCCTTTGGAAACGCCTTGATCCGCGATATTCTGGAACAGATCATCCCATCGGCGATTCGGCTGACGGATCGTCAGACCAGGCCGGGCCCCCATGA
- a CDS encoding NADPH:quinone oxidoreductase family protein → MKAVVVERFGAPSELAFKEWHRPAVKAGEVLVEVHAAGLNFPDVLVAAGKYQTLPPLPFVPGKELAGIVTAVGDGVANFKRGDRVLCQCENGAFAELVAVRQEDCCLLPDDLPMVKAAAMGLTYQTAWFGLMERAHLKPGETVLVTGAGGGVGTAAMQIAKAQGCRVLAGLGSMEKRDFVLGLGADAVIDMSGGDLHESVRRQVHGATGGHGADVVIENVGGAVFGACLRALAWAGRLVVVGFTSGEIPSVKANYLLIKHITVAGLHWSDYREKMPDAMREAQEELFRLTSLGKIDPPISAAMPIEKVAAGMECILQRKVRGKVVLVTERGRAAGIAIADDAG, encoded by the coding sequence ATGAAAGCCGTTGTCGTCGAGCGCTTTGGAGCACCAAGCGAACTTGCCTTCAAGGAGTGGCACCGACCTGCCGTGAAGGCGGGCGAGGTCCTCGTCGAAGTCCATGCGGCGGGGCTGAATTTCCCCGACGTGCTGGTTGCCGCCGGCAAATACCAGACGCTGCCGCCGCTGCCCTTCGTTCCCGGCAAGGAGCTAGCGGGCATTGTCACGGCGGTCGGCGACGGGGTGGCGAACTTCAAGCGCGGCGATCGGGTCCTCTGCCAGTGCGAGAACGGTGCGTTCGCTGAATTGGTCGCGGTGCGCCAGGAGGATTGCTGCCTGCTGCCCGACGATCTGCCGATGGTCAAGGCGGCCGCCATGGGGCTGACCTACCAGACCGCATGGTTCGGCCTGATGGAACGTGCGCATCTCAAACCGGGCGAGACGGTACTCGTCACCGGGGCTGGCGGCGGCGTCGGCACTGCGGCAATGCAGATCGCCAAGGCGCAAGGTTGCCGCGTGCTCGCCGGGCTCGGCAGCATGGAGAAACGCGACTTCGTCCTCGGGCTCGGCGCAGACGCCGTGATCGATATGAGCGGCGGCGATTTACACGAGAGCGTGCGCCGGCAGGTTCACGGCGCGACCGGCGGCCATGGCGCCGACGTGGTGATCGAGAATGTCGGCGGGGCGGTGTTCGGAGCCTGCCTGCGCGCGCTCGCCTGGGCCGGCCGGCTGGTGGTGGTCGGCTTCACGTCCGGCGAAATTCCCTCGGTCAAGGCAAACTACCTCCTCATCAAGCACATTACCGTCGCAGGCCTGCACTGGAGCGACTATCGCGAAAAGATGCCCGACGCCATGCGGGAAGCACAGGAGGAATTGTTCCGCCTCACCAGCCTTGGGAAGATCGATCCGCCGATTTCGGCCGCAATGCCGATCGAGAAAGTCGCCGCCGGTATGGAATGCATCCTGCAGCGCAAGGTTCGCGGCAAGGTGGTACTGGTTACGGAGCGAGGGCGTGCCGCCGGCATTGCCATCGCGGACGACGCCGGCTGA
- a CDS encoding enoyl-CoA hydratase/isomerase family protein gives MARPPVNAINGNWIEAFSAILDGLADSREVAAVLIRSAERVFSAGADLKLMRECFASDEGPDRMVETVRRMQRLYDRIEALPQVTIAEIAGPAYGGGFELALACDLRISAETASVGLPEARLGLLPGAGGTQRLSRLAGPGITRRLILTAEVLDGRQAQELGLVQWVVPAAELVAFTREIAERIVTMSPAALAACKHCFSAADAALHDGMLIELLETHKLLNTADTRKRVAAFLDR, from the coding sequence ATGGCGCGTCCACCGGTGAACGCCATCAACGGGAATTGGATCGAGGCGTTTTCCGCCATTCTCGATGGGCTCGCCGACAGCCGCGAAGTAGCGGCCGTACTGATCCGATCCGCCGAGCGGGTTTTCAGCGCCGGTGCCGATCTCAAGCTGATGCGCGAGTGTTTCGCCAGCGACGAAGGTCCCGACCGGATGGTGGAGACGGTGCGGCGGATGCAGCGGCTCTACGATCGGATCGAAGCTCTGCCACAGGTGACGATCGCGGAAATCGCCGGCCCGGCTTATGGGGGCGGCTTCGAACTGGCGCTTGCCTGCGATTTGAGGATCTCGGCGGAGACCGCATCGGTCGGCCTGCCGGAAGCCAGGCTCGGTCTCTTGCCCGGCGCGGGCGGCACCCAGCGCCTCTCCCGTCTCGCCGGGCCCGGCATCACGCGCCGCCTGATCCTGACCGCGGAAGTCTTAGACGGACGCCAGGCGCAAGAACTTGGTCTCGTGCAATGGGTGGTGCCGGCGGCGGAGCTTGTCGCTTTCACGAGAGAGATTGCGGAGCGGATCGTGACCATGTCGCCGGCCGCGCTTGCCGCGTGCAAGCATTGCTTCAGCGCCGCCGACGCGGCGCTCCACGACGGCATGCTGATCGAGCTTCTCGAGACGCATAAGCTGCTGAACACCGCCGACACCCGCAAAAGGGTAGCGGCCTTTCTCGATCGGTGA
- a CDS encoding AMP-binding protein has translation MISDQVAKRRRAMVAGGFWPDRVLLDYFDALLDGTPEATAIVAHQASAAALTRLNYRDLGERVERIAVNLAAGGVEAGDVVSFQLPNWWQFIALHLACLRIGAISNPLMPILRQRELEFMLNHANSKVIVTPAIFRDFDYGAMIAGMRDKLPHLRHAYVIGGAGETSFERLHETPVDKAKAEALFSARRPGPDDVIQILYTSGTTGEPKGVTHTSNTLLSNLIPYIDSLHLTGDDMVLMASPLAHQTGFLYGVMMPFLLGCPVVLEDVWNRKVAADLFEQEKPTFTMASTPFLADLTEEAETRPEAFTSLRIFLSAGAPIPRVLVRRATENLGATIASGWGMTENGAVTVTRPEDAPEKVFETDGRCLSGMEIRTINAADKPVMPGEEGRLQVRGCSNFVGYLKRPDLDNIDAEGWFDTGDLARIDAEGYVRITGRAKDIIIRGGENVPVIEIEGLIYKHPDVADVAIVAMPDERLGERACAFVTAKPGASLTLPKITEFLLSQHISKTYLPEHLEVLEALPRTPSGKIQKFKLRDMAKALKPEQKTGKMG, from the coding sequence ATGATTTCGGATCAAGTCGCGAAGCGCCGCCGGGCCATGGTGGCGGGTGGTTTCTGGCCGGACCGGGTTCTGCTCGATTATTTCGATGCGCTGCTTGACGGCACGCCCGAGGCTACGGCGATCGTCGCGCATCAGGCCAGTGCCGCCGCGCTAACCAGGCTGAACTATCGCGACCTTGGCGAACGTGTCGAGCGCATTGCCGTCAATCTTGCCGCCGGCGGCGTGGAAGCGGGCGACGTTGTCTCCTTCCAGTTGCCCAATTGGTGGCAGTTCATCGCGCTCCACCTTGCCTGCCTGCGCATCGGCGCGATCAGCAATCCGCTCATGCCGATCCTGCGTCAGCGCGAACTCGAATTCATGCTCAACCATGCCAATTCGAAAGTCATCGTCACGCCCGCGATTTTCCGCGATTTCGACTATGGTGCGATGATCGCCGGGATGCGTGACAAACTCCCGCATCTTCGCCACGCCTATGTCATCGGCGGCGCGGGCGAGACAAGCTTCGAGCGGCTGCATGAAACGCCGGTCGATAAAGCGAAAGCCGAAGCCCTGTTCTCGGCCCGACGACCGGGGCCGGACGACGTCATACAGATCCTCTATACATCCGGAACCACCGGCGAGCCGAAAGGTGTCACCCATACCTCCAACACGCTGCTCAGCAATCTGATCCCCTATATCGACAGTCTCCATCTGACCGGCGACGACATGGTGCTCATGGCGTCGCCGCTCGCGCACCAGACCGGCTTCCTCTACGGCGTGATGATGCCGTTCCTGCTCGGCTGTCCCGTGGTGCTGGAGGACGTCTGGAACCGCAAGGTGGCCGCCGACCTCTTCGAACAGGAGAAACCGACCTTCACCATGGCATCGACGCCTTTCCTCGCGGACCTGACGGAGGAGGCCGAGACGCGCCCTGAAGCATTCACCTCGCTGCGCATTTTCCTTTCCGCCGGCGCGCCGATCCCTCGCGTTCTGGTCAGGCGCGCGACCGAGAATCTGGGCGCCACCATCGCTTCCGGATGGGGCATGACCGAGAATGGCGCCGTCACGGTGACACGGCCGGAGGACGCACCGGAGAAAGTATTCGAGACCGACGGCCGTTGCCTGTCCGGCATGGAGATCCGGACGATCAATGCCGCGGACAAGCCGGTGATGCCCGGAGAGGAAGGCCGTCTGCAGGTGCGAGGCTGCAGTAATTTCGTCGGCTATCTCAAACGGCCCGACCTCGACAATATCGATGCCGAGGGCTGGTTCGATACCGGCGATCTCGCCCGCATCGACGCCGAGGGCTATGTCAGGATCACCGGTCGCGCCAAGGATATCATCATACGCGGCGGCGAGAATGTCCCGGTGATCGAGATCGAAGGCCTGATCTACAAGCACCCCGATGTCGCCGACGTGGCGATCGTCGCCATGCCGGACGAGAGGCTCGGCGAGCGGGCCTGCGCGTTCGTCACCGCCAAGCCGGGCGCGAGCCTGACGCTGCCGAAGATCACGGAATTCCTGCTGTCGCAACACATATCCAAAACCTACCTGCCCGAGCATCTGGAAGTTCTGGAGGCACTGCCGCGCACGCCAAGCGGCAAGATCCAGAAATTCAAGCTGCGTGACATGGCGAAGGCCCTCAAACCCGAACAGAAGACAGGGAAGATGGGTTAA
- a CDS encoding enoyl-CoA hydratase/isomerase family protein: MSDVYAKYQRLLFDRPHPRVLRVTMHNPERLNSADEIMHGELATIWQDIDKDPSVSAAILTGHGKVFSAGGDFKMIDKIINDFPTRARNWKEARDIVYNIINCSKPIVSAMRGPAVGAGLVCGLLADISIATKDARLIDGHTRLGVAAGDHAAIVWPLLCGLAKAKYYLLLCDPVSGAEAERIGLVSLAVEDAELDAKAVELATRLAEGAPNAIRWTKYALNNWLRQMGPTFDASLALEFMGFSGPDVQEGLASHVEKRKPKFAPDSPL, encoded by the coding sequence ATGTCGGATGTCTATGCCAAATATCAGCGGCTCCTCTTCGATCGCCCGCATCCGCGAGTGCTGCGCGTTACCATGCATAATCCCGAACGGCTGAACTCCGCCGACGAGATCATGCATGGGGAGCTCGCCACTATCTGGCAGGACATCGACAAGGACCCGAGCGTCTCGGCCGCCATCCTGACCGGACACGGCAAGGTTTTCTCGGCCGGTGGCGATTTCAAGATGATCGACAAGATCATCAACGACTTTCCCACACGCGCGCGCAACTGGAAGGAAGCGCGCGACATCGTCTACAACATCATCAACTGTTCCAAGCCGATCGTCAGCGCCATGCGTGGTCCGGCCGTGGGCGCGGGGCTGGTGTGCGGCCTGCTTGCAGACATCTCGATCGCCACCAAGGACGCCCGGCTGATCGATGGACACACGCGCCTCGGGGTTGCGGCCGGAGACCACGCCGCCATCGTGTGGCCGCTGTTGTGCGGGCTGGCCAAGGCAAAGTACTATCTGTTGCTGTGCGATCCGGTTTCGGGCGCCGAGGCGGAGCGGATCGGGCTGGTCTCGCTTGCCGTCGAAGACGCCGAACTCGACGCCAAGGCGGTCGAGTTGGCGACTCGCCTGGCGGAAGGCGCGCCCAACGCGATCCGTTGGACCAAATACGCGCTGAACAACTGGTTGCGGCAGATGGGGCCGACCTTCGACGCCTCGCTTGCGCTGGAATTCATGGGGTTTTCCGGCCCCGACGTTCAGGAAGGGCTCGCCTCCCATGTAGAGAAGCGGAAGCCGAAATTCGCGCCGGATTCCCCGCTCTGA